One window from the genome of Pseudomonas sp. L5B5 encodes:
- a CDS encoding NfeD family protein produces the protein MSAFLQALSFWDWLALGTVLLIFEVFGAGGYLLWIGLAAASVGVLAFLIPSLAWEMQFLLFGLLSVLTALYWWRRQRKAIRSSDQPNLNLRGQELIGKTFVVHQAIVNGRGRIKVADGVWIAKGADAPQGARVRVVGQEGAILLVENLD, from the coding sequence ATGTCGGCATTCCTGCAAGCGCTGTCGTTCTGGGACTGGCTGGCCCTGGGCACCGTCCTGCTGATCTTCGAGGTGTTCGGTGCCGGCGGCTACTTGCTGTGGATCGGCCTGGCGGCCGCCAGCGTCGGGGTCCTGGCCTTCCTGATCCCGAGCCTGGCGTGGGAAATGCAGTTCCTGCTGTTCGGCCTGCTGTCAGTGCTGACGGCGCTGTACTGGTGGCGACGCCAACGCAAGGCGATCCGTTCCAGCGACCAGCCTAACCTCAACCTGCGGGGCCAGGAGCTGATCGGCAAGACCTTTGTGGTACACCAGGCGATCGTCAACGGGCGGGGCCGGATCAAGGTCGCCGATGGTGTATGGATCGCCAAGGGTGCCGATGCCCCGCAAGGCGCACGGGTACGGGTGGTGGGCCAGGAAGGCGCGATCCTGCTGGTCGAAAACCTCGACTGA
- a CDS encoding type III polyketide synthase, with product MSTLCLPHVMFPQHTITQQQMVEHLENLHPDHPRMALAKRMIANTEVNERHLVLPIDELAVHTGVTHRSIVYEREARQMSSAAARQALENAGLQIDDIRMVIVTSCTGFMMPSLTAHLINDLGLPTSTVQLPIAQLGCVAGAAAINRANDFARLDARNHVLIVSLEFSSLCYQPNDTKLHAFISAALFGDAVSACVLRADDQAGGFKIKRTESYFLPRSEHYIKYDVKDTGFHFTLDKAVMNAIKDVAPVMERLNHESFEQTCAHNDFFIFHTGGRKILDELVMHLDLTANRVSPSRSSLSEAGNIASVVVFDVLKRQFESNLNKGDIGLLAAFGPGFTAEMAVGQWTA from the coding sequence ATGTCCACACTTTGCCTCCCCCACGTAATGTTTCCGCAACACACGATCACCCAGCAGCAAATGGTCGAACACCTGGAAAACCTGCACCCCGACCACCCACGCATGGCCCTGGCCAAGCGCATGATCGCCAACACCGAGGTCAACGAGCGCCACCTGGTGCTGCCGATCGACGAACTGGCGGTGCACACCGGCGTCACCCACCGCAGCATCGTCTATGAGCGTGAAGCCCGGCAGATGTCCTCGGCCGCCGCACGCCAGGCGCTCGAGAACGCCGGGCTGCAGATCGATGACATCCGCATGGTGATCGTCACCTCCTGCACCGGCTTCATGATGCCGTCGCTGACCGCCCACCTGATCAACGACCTGGGCCTGCCCACCTCCACCGTGCAACTACCGATCGCCCAACTGGGTTGCGTGGCCGGTGCCGCGGCGATCAACCGGGCCAACGATTTCGCCCGCCTCGACGCACGCAACCACGTGCTGATCGTGTCCCTGGAGTTCTCTTCGCTGTGCTACCAGCCGAACGACACCAAGCTGCACGCGTTCATCTCGGCGGCGCTGTTCGGCGACGCGGTATCGGCCTGCGTGCTGCGCGCCGATGACCAGGCCGGGGGCTTCAAGATCAAGAGGACCGAGTCGTACTTCCTGCCCAGGAGCGAGCACTACATCAAGTACGACGTGAAGGACACGGGCTTTCACTTCACCCTCGACAAGGCCGTGATGAACGCCATCAAGGATGTGGCCCCGGTCATGGAGCGCCTCAACCACGAGAGCTTCGAACAGACCTGTGCGCACAACGACTTCTTCATCTTCCACACAGGCGGACGCAAGATCCTCGACGAGCTGGTGATGCACCTGGACCTGACCGCGAACCGCGTCTCGCCCTCGCGCAGCAGCCTGTCCGAAGCCGGCAACATCGCCAGCGTGGTGGTGTTCGACGTGCTCAAGCGCCAGTTCGAGTCCAACCTGAACAAGGGCGACATCGGCCTGCTGGCGGCCTTTGGTCCCGGCTTCACCGCGGAAATGGCCGTCGGCCAGTGGACCGCCTGA
- a CDS encoding methyl-accepting chemotaxis protein has translation MQDNLRQMITTIRHESEELRGRSHSLSGTSSSIADGASEQADGATDMAAAMEQMISNIAQVAEHARNAQSISAQSESLAGSGGQVILGVVDGMSHIAEAVNQSSESITALGQSSEEIHSIIQVINGIAEQTNLLALNAAIEAARAGEAGRGFAVVADEVRNLAARTAQSTREITGMIQRIRETTEQAVSSMQTGVSRVNDGVNMAQQAGTSINEIRQGAQRSALMVQEISHTIGEQSKASGEVAQRVEMISEVARRNSQAMRDLSLTVEQMESSVATLQTSVTRFQL, from the coding sequence ATGCAGGACAACCTGCGGCAGATGATCACCACCATTCGTCATGAGAGCGAGGAGCTGCGCGGCCGCTCCCATAGCCTCAGCGGTACCTCGTCGAGCATCGCCGACGGTGCCAGCGAACAGGCCGACGGCGCCACCGACATGGCAGCAGCCATGGAGCAGATGATCAGCAACATCGCCCAGGTCGCCGAGCATGCGCGCAACGCCCAGAGTATCTCGGCCCAGTCCGAGTCCCTGGCCGGCAGCGGCGGACAGGTAATACTCGGGGTGGTCGACGGCATGAGCCACATTGCCGAGGCGGTCAATCAGTCCTCTGAAAGCATCACCGCCCTGGGCCAGTCCTCCGAAGAGATTCATTCGATCATCCAGGTGATCAACGGCATCGCCGAACAGACCAACCTGCTGGCCCTCAACGCCGCCATCGAAGCCGCCAGGGCAGGAGAAGCCGGGCGCGGCTTTGCCGTGGTCGCCGACGAGGTACGCAACCTGGCGGCGCGCACCGCGCAATCGACCCGGGAGATCACCGGCATGATCCAGCGCATCCGGGAAACCACCGAGCAGGCGGTCAGCAGCATGCAGACCGGAGTCAGCCGGGTGAACGACGGCGTGAACATGGCCCAGCAGGCGGGCACCTCGATCAACGAGATCCGCCAGGGCGCACAGCGCTCGGCGCTGATGGTGCAGGAGATTTCCCACACCATCGGCGAGCAGTCCAAGGCCAGCGGCGAAGTCGCGCAACGGGTGGAGATGATCAGCGAAGTGGCCCGTCGCAACAGCCAGGCCATGCGTGACCTGAGCCTCACGGTGGAGCAGATGGAGAGTTCGGTGGCCACCCTGCAGACCTCGGTCACACGCTTTCAGCTATGA
- a CDS encoding SPFH domain-containing protein codes for MQITSVLLLFVGLAVALVFMGFKVVPQGYQWTVERFGRYTNTLKPGLNIIIPVMDRIGRKINVMENVLDIPPQEVITADNATVQIDAVCFFQVVNTAQAAYEVNNLEHAVRNLLQTNIRTVLGSMELDAMLSQRDAINEKLLKTVDEATAPWGIKITRIEIKDISPPTDLMAAMSGQMKAERVKRAQILEAEGLRAAAILTAEGKKQAQILEAEGERQAAFLEAEARERQAEAEARATQVVSEAIAHGNVQAINYFVAQKYVDALGKLASANNSKVILMPLEASQVIGAVGGIGEIVKATFDGKKT; via the coding sequence ATGCAGATCACAAGCGTACTGCTACTTTTCGTCGGCCTGGCCGTGGCCCTGGTGTTCATGGGTTTCAAGGTGGTCCCGCAGGGCTATCAGTGGACCGTGGAGCGTTTCGGGCGCTACACCAACACCCTCAAGCCGGGGTTGAACATCATCATCCCGGTGATGGACCGCATCGGGCGCAAGATCAACGTCATGGAGAACGTGCTGGATATCCCGCCCCAGGAAGTCATCACCGCCGATAACGCCACGGTACAGATCGACGCGGTGTGTTTCTTCCAGGTCGTCAATACCGCCCAGGCCGCCTACGAGGTCAACAATCTCGAGCATGCCGTGCGCAACCTGTTGCAAACCAATATCCGGACGGTGCTGGGCTCCATGGAACTGGACGCGATGCTCAGCCAACGTGATGCGATCAACGAGAAACTGTTGAAGACCGTCGATGAAGCCACCGCTCCCTGGGGCATCAAGATCACCCGTATCGAAATCAAGGACATCAGCCCGCCCACCGACCTGATGGCCGCCATGTCAGGGCAGATGAAGGCCGAACGGGTCAAGCGCGCGCAGATCCTGGAGGCCGAAGGATTGCGCGCCGCAGCCATTCTCACCGCCGAAGGCAAGAAACAGGCACAGATCCTGGAAGCCGAAGGCGAGCGCCAGGCGGCATTCCTCGAAGCCGAGGCCCGTGAACGCCAGGCAGAGGCCGAAGCCCGGGCGACCCAGGTAGTGTCCGAGGCCATCGCCCACGGCAACGTCCAGGCGATCAACTACTTCGTGGCGCAGAAGTACGTCGACGCCCTGGGCAAGCTGGCCTCGGCCAACAACAGCAAGGTGATCCTGATGCCACTGGAGGCGAGCCAGGTCATCGGCGCCGTGGGTGGCATCGGCGAAATCGTCAAGGCCACTTTCGACGGCAAGAAGACGTGA
- a CDS encoding DUF2388 domain-containing protein — protein sequence MRLKTAVVTIALLSLPIGSAMADTFWRNVISSGATTGSTYLTFKDHKLIVAAQDDAGSFVASEGSIRGPYLEAAMQKVRADNPGLQATDMELANAILAKNAVAQE from the coding sequence ATGCGTCTGAAAACAGCTGTCGTCACAATTGCCCTGCTGTCGCTCCCCATAGGTTCGGCAATGGCCGACACCTTCTGGCGTAACGTCATTTCCTCCGGTGCGACCACAGGCTCCACCTACCTGACCTTCAAGGATCACAAGCTGATCGTCGCTGCCCAGGACGACGCCGGCAGCTTCGTCGCCAGCGAAGGCAGCATCCGCGGTCCGTACCTGGAAGCCGCGATGCAGAAGGTCCGCGCCGACAATCCAGGTCTGCAGGCCACCGATATGGAACTGGCCAACGCCATCCTGGCCAAGAATGCCGTTGCCCAGGAATAA
- the argE gene encoding acetylornithine deacetylase, producing the protein MPLPSMKDQFAALIAAPSVSCTQPALDQSNRPVIDLLAGWLGDLGFACDIQQVSPGKFNLLASFGSGPGGLVLSGHSDTVPFDAGLWQTDPLKLTEVDGRWVGLGSCDMKGFFALVIEAVQPLLAQPFKQPLLILATCDEESSMAGARALAQAGHPLGRAAVIGEPTGLKPIRLHKGVMMERIDILGRSGHSSDPSLGRSALEAMHDAIGELRGLRLQWQREFRNPQFSVPQPTLNFGCIHGGDNPNRICGQCSLEFDLRPLPGMDPQALREAIRQRLRPVAERHEVQIDYAPLFPAVPPFEQAEDAELVRVAERLTGHRAEAVAFGTEAPYLQRLGCQTLVLGPGDIACAHQPGEYLEMSRLQPTVHLLRELIEYYCLTPAQFQ; encoded by the coding sequence ATGCCATTGCCGTCCATGAAGGATCAGTTCGCCGCCTTGATCGCAGCCCCTTCGGTGAGCTGCACCCAGCCTGCGCTGGACCAGTCCAATCGACCGGTCATCGACCTGCTTGCCGGCTGGCTCGGCGACCTGGGCTTTGCCTGCGACATCCAGCAAGTGAGCCCTGGCAAGTTCAACCTGCTGGCCAGTTTCGGCAGTGGTCCCGGTGGCCTGGTGCTGTCAGGCCATAGCGACACCGTGCCGTTCGATGCTGGGCTGTGGCAGACCGACCCCCTGAAACTGACCGAGGTCGACGGCCGCTGGGTCGGCCTTGGCAGCTGCGACATGAAGGGTTTCTTCGCCCTGGTCATCGAGGCGGTACAGCCGCTGCTGGCTCAGCCGTTCAAGCAGCCGTTGCTGATCCTGGCCACCTGTGACGAGGAAAGCTCCATGGCCGGGGCCCGGGCCCTGGCGCAAGCCGGTCATCCGCTGGGGCGTGCGGCAGTGATCGGTGAGCCTACGGGGCTCAAGCCGATCCGGCTGCACAAGGGCGTGATGATGGAGCGCATCGACATTCTCGGCCGTAGCGGTCATTCATCGGACCCGAGCCTGGGGCGCAGTGCCCTGGAAGCCATGCACGATGCCATCGGCGAGCTGCGTGGCCTGCGCTTGCAGTGGCAACGGGAATTTCGCAACCCGCAATTCAGCGTGCCGCAGCCGACCCTGAACTTCGGCTGCATCCACGGTGGCGACAACCCCAACCGCATCTGCGGCCAGTGCTCGCTGGAGTTCGACCTGCGACCCTTGCCGGGCATGGACCCGCAAGCCCTGCGCGAGGCGATCCGCCAGAGGCTCAGACCGGTGGCCGAACGACACGAGGTGCAGATCGATTACGCGCCACTGTTCCCCGCCGTGCCGCCGTTCGAGCAGGCCGAGGATGCCGAGTTGGTGCGTGTAGCCGAACGTCTTACAGGTCATCGCGCCGAAGCAGTGGCGTTCGGCACTGAAGCACCTTATCTTCAGCGCCTCGGTTGCCAGACCCTGGTGCTCGGCCCGGGGGATATCGCCTGCGCCCATCAGCCAGGCGAGTACCTTGAAATGTCACGCTTGCAGCCTACCGTGCATCTATTGCGTGAACTGATCGAATATTACTGCCTGACCCCGGCTCAATTTCAGTAA
- a CDS encoding GspE/PulE family protein, giving the protein MNATDMPQDRRLELDELLRELLAQGRISPDAAELALAAQPGPDGSRHPLEEIAARQLPDLHHPGRPLDLDSLTAWLAQQAGQPYLRIDPLRIDVAAITPLMSRAFAQRHGILAVAVDTRQVTVASAQPHVRAWEADLAHALKRTVQRVVASPAQIRHLTLEFYRLARSVSGASSEHRGSGPGSFEQLLKPGSGDREPDADDAHIINIVDWLLQYAFEQRASDIHVEPRRDQGNLRLRIDGLLYDVYAFPPQVTLAIVSRLKSLGRMNVAERRKPQDGRIKVLAPEGHGVELRLSTLPTAFGEKLVMRIFDPQVLLKDFDQLGFCAEDLARWQAMTGQAHGIILVTGPTGSGKTSTLYATLKKLATPEVNLCTIEDPIEMIEPAFNQMQVQPNIDLGFSSGVRALLRQDPDIIMIGEIRDLETAEMAIQAALTGHLVLSTLHTNDAPGAISRLLELGVPHYLIKATLVGVMAQRLVRTLCPHCKEPADLDADHWHSLAPPAQLPTLRLGQRAVGCAECRGTGYRGRIGIYEIMLLSEGLKPFVQPDLDLAALRRQAGADGMRSLRLAAAHKVAQGLTSLEEALRVTPCNEFG; this is encoded by the coding sequence ATGAATGCCACCGATATGCCCCAGGACCGCAGGCTGGAACTCGACGAGCTGTTGCGCGAGCTGCTGGCCCAGGGCCGTATCAGCCCGGACGCCGCCGAACTGGCCCTGGCGGCGCAACCCGGGCCCGATGGTTCCCGGCATCCACTGGAAGAGATTGCCGCCCGGCAACTGCCGGACCTGCATCACCCCGGTCGCCCGCTGGACCTGGACAGTCTCACGGCCTGGCTCGCCCAGCAGGCCGGCCAGCCGTACCTGCGCATCGACCCACTACGGATCGACGTCGCCGCCATCACCCCATTGATGTCCCGCGCCTTTGCCCAGCGGCACGGGATCCTGGCCGTGGCCGTGGACACCCGGCAGGTGACCGTCGCCAGTGCCCAGCCTCATGTCCGCGCCTGGGAAGCCGACCTGGCCCACGCCCTGAAGCGCACCGTGCAACGGGTGGTGGCCAGCCCGGCACAGATCCGTCACCTGACCCTGGAGTTCTATCGCCTCGCCAGGTCGGTCAGCGGCGCCAGCAGCGAACACCGGGGCAGCGGCCCGGGCAGTTTCGAACAACTGCTGAAGCCGGGCAGCGGCGACCGCGAGCCGGACGCCGATGATGCCCACATCATCAACATCGTCGATTGGCTGCTCCAGTACGCCTTCGAGCAACGGGCCAGCGATATCCATGTCGAGCCGCGGCGTGACCAGGGCAACCTGCGCTTGCGCATCGACGGGCTGCTGTACGACGTCTATGCCTTTCCACCCCAGGTCACGCTGGCTATCGTCAGTCGCCTCAAGAGCCTGGGCCGGATGAACGTCGCCGAACGACGCAAGCCGCAGGACGGGCGGATCAAGGTCCTCGCCCCCGAAGGCCATGGCGTCGAGCTGAGGCTCTCGACCCTGCCCACCGCCTTCGGCGAAAAGCTGGTGATGCGTATCTTCGACCCCCAGGTCCTGCTCAAGGACTTCGACCAGCTGGGCTTCTGCGCCGAGGACCTGGCGCGCTGGCAGGCCATGACCGGACAGGCCCACGGCATCATCCTGGTCACCGGCCCCACGGGTTCGGGCAAGACCAGCACCCTGTATGCCACCCTGAAGAAGCTGGCGACCCCCGAAGTCAACCTGTGCACCATCGAGGACCCGATCGAGATGATCGAGCCGGCCTTCAACCAGATGCAGGTCCAGCCCAACATCGACCTGGGTTTTTCCAGCGGAGTCCGCGCGCTGCTGCGCCAGGACCCGGACATCATCATGATCGGCGAGATCCGCGACCTGGAGACCGCCGAGATGGCCATCCAGGCCGCCCTCACCGGGCACCTGGTGTTGTCCACCCTGCATACCAACGATGCCCCGGGCGCCATCAGCCGCCTGCTGGAGCTGGGGGTGCCGCATTACCTGATCAAGGCCACGCTGGTCGGGGTCATGGCCCAGCGCCTGGTACGTACCCTGTGCCCCCATTGCAAGGAACCTGCGGATCTCGACGCAGATCACTGGCACAGCCTGGCGCCGCCTGCCCAGCTGCCGACCCTGCGCCTCGGCCAGCGTGCCGTCGGCTGCGCCGAATGCCGGGGCACCGGCTATCGCGGACGCATCGGAATCTACGAAATCATGCTGTTGAGCGAGGGGCTCAAGCCATTCGTCCAGCCGGACCTCGACCTGGCCGCCCTGCGTCGCCAGGCAGGCGCCGATGGCATGCGTAGCCTGCGCCTGGCCGCCGCGCACAAGGTGGCACAGGGATTGACCAGCCTGGAGGAGGCACTGCGCGTAACCCCCTGCAACGAGTTCGGGTAG
- a CDS encoding Lrp/AsnC family transcriptional regulator — protein MHNELDAYDRRILALLQEDASLSSAQIAEQVGLSQSPCWRRIQRLKDEGVIRGQVTLLDRKKIGLNTQIFAQIKLNAHGRSNFTEFTEAIRGFPEVLECYVLMGAVDFLLRVVAADIEAYERFFFEKLSMVPGIQEVNSIVALSEIKSTTSLPVLR, from the coding sequence ATGCATAACGAGCTGGACGCCTATGACCGCCGGATTCTCGCCCTGTTGCAGGAAGACGCTTCGCTATCCAGCGCGCAGATTGCCGAGCAGGTCGGCCTATCGCAGTCGCCCTGCTGGCGGCGGATCCAGCGCTTGAAGGACGAAGGGGTGATCCGTGGCCAGGTGACCTTGCTGGATCGCAAGAAGATCGGGCTGAACACGCAGATCTTTGCCCAGATCAAGCTCAATGCCCACGGGCGCTCCAACTTCACCGAGTTCACCGAGGCGATCCGCGGTTTTCCGGAAGTGCTGGAGTGTTATGTGCTGATGGGAGCGGTGGATTTTCTGCTGCGGGTGGTGGCGGCGGACATCGAAGCCTACGAACGCTTCTTCTTCGAGAAGCTGTCCATGGTGCCCGGCATCCAGGAGGTGAACTCGATCGTTGCCCTGTCGGAGATCAAGTCCACCACCAGCCTGCCGGTTCTGCGCTGA
- a CDS encoding DAPG hydrolase family protein: MEARVMTPFTYFSLPMQKLFLHNQAEVRNKPYAKYFRGEIQVPLSAVRKIQQGPMPLKDTLTPSIEDINRLLDPDYFSEESGYALLPGPMAYVQSRKFFPGCTARMFKWWFLWHPLEPERYSLSFPYAHVGNPCLNRQRLGDESLSFEERLYGNTFCASEYVGDRLMHLNIDFQHPNTLGLDPDLYREAKIDGSVSALMSLSDHPRVPVSLMVHLFKEVPDGMYLTSRYWVGSHPSMARFPGAEKAAALLGEKGFGTAGLEALAYEFAVHDMCEFNHLASFLPDLYREFGRPSA; this comes from the coding sequence ATGGAAGCGCGCGTCATGACCCCCTTCACTTACTTCTCCCTGCCCATGCAAAAGCTCTTCCTGCATAACCAGGCCGAGGTGAGGAACAAGCCGTACGCCAAGTACTTCCGTGGAGAAATACAGGTGCCGCTGTCTGCCGTGCGCAAGATCCAGCAAGGCCCCATGCCCCTGAAGGACACCCTCACGCCCAGTATCGAGGACATCAATCGCCTGCTCGACCCGGACTATTTCAGCGAAGAGTCCGGTTATGCCCTGCTGCCTGGCCCAATGGCCTATGTGCAAAGTCGCAAGTTCTTCCCTGGGTGCACGGCCAGGATGTTCAAGTGGTGGTTCCTGTGGCACCCGCTGGAGCCGGAGCGCTACTCCCTCTCGTTCCCCTATGCCCATGTCGGCAACCCGTGCCTGAACCGTCAGCGCCTGGGCGACGAGTCCCTGAGTTTCGAGGAGCGGTTGTACGGCAATACCTTCTGCGCCTCCGAATACGTCGGTGACCGCCTGATGCACCTGAACATCGACTTCCAGCACCCGAACACACTGGGACTGGACCCCGACCTGTACCGTGAAGCGAAGATCGACGGCAGCGTCAGCGCCCTGATGAGCCTGTCCGATCATCCGCGGGTCCCCGTGTCATTGATGGTGCACCTGTTCAAGGAAGTCCCGGACGGCATGTACCTCACCAGCCGGTACTGGGTCGGCTCGCACCCGTCGATGGCCCGTTTTCCGGGGGCAGAAAAGGCAGCGGCCTTGTTGGGGGAAAAGGGTTTTGGTACTGCGGGACTGGAAGCCCTGGCCTATGAATTCGCCGTGCACGACATGTGCGAGTTCAACCACCTGGCCAGTTTCCTGCCAGACCTGTATCGAGAGTTCGGCAGGCCTTCAGCCTGA
- a CDS encoding TetR/AcrR family transcriptional regulator, which translates to MVAPDSPQTAAARAPRQDGQATRQQILEVAGRLFAEQGYANTTSKQICENSRANNASVNYHFENKDGLYQAVLREAHDRLLRIETMIRLSESQDSAENKLRAIITVLIEGLGNERDGWALKVMTRELVSPSSVLSQVLEEQAFPKAKIVRTILGQIMQLSPDDPATLRSAVSVFSPCLFLLIAHDPLERNVLPGLKLDPPALIEHMMCYALAGLQAVSRITKAG; encoded by the coding sequence ATGGTCGCTCCCGATTCCCCGCAGACAGCTGCAGCCCGTGCACCGCGCCAGGATGGCCAGGCGACCCGCCAGCAGATTCTGGAGGTGGCCGGCCGGCTTTTCGCTGAGCAGGGGTATGCCAACACCACCAGCAAGCAGATTTGCGAGAATTCCAGAGCCAACAACGCTTCGGTCAACTATCACTTCGAGAACAAGGACGGCCTGTATCAGGCGGTCCTGCGCGAGGCCCACGATCGCCTGCTCCGCATCGAGACCATGATTCGCCTGAGCGAGAGCCAGGACAGCGCCGAGAACAAGCTGCGGGCGATCATCACGGTACTGATCGAGGGGTTGGGCAACGAGCGTGACGGATGGGCGCTGAAGGTGATGACCCGCGAGCTGGTGTCGCCGTCCTCGGTGCTATCGCAAGTGCTCGAGGAACAGGCGTTTCCCAAGGCGAAGATCGTGCGCACCATCCTTGGCCAGATCATGCAGCTGTCGCCGGACGATCCAGCCACCTTGCGCAGCGCCGTCAGCGTGTTTTCGCCTTGCCTGTTCCTGCTGATCGCCCATGACCCGTTGGAGCGCAATGTATTGCCCGGCTTGAAGCTCGACCCACCGGCACTGATCGAGCACATGATGTGCTACGCCCTGGCTGGCCTGCAGGCGGTTTCCCGTATCACCAAGGCTGGCTAG
- a CDS encoding inorganic triphosphatase encodes MQKETEIKLRASRETLAALREHPLLKKRNKSGWERRELMNQYFDTPDRDLAQAKVALRLRRDGDVVIQTLKTRGQSVAGLSERNEYDWQLPKAKLDLKKLDGQCWPEALAELDKKTLKPLFTTDFVRERAEIAWGRGKAKVVIEAALDLGQVIAGKHKEEICELELELREGEPAALLELAAELALTLPLMPCDISKAERGYRLFDAGSYSLSLPAPQLNAETPLDEAFAALAWHLLASSQRLAEQYRFNGHWRLLQDWVECLAELRALASSLGQAAPRQSTAELRSALDALLEDWRPLVQAGLDDEDVRKAAPEQFIEELQDVRWGLFSLNTSRWLLDRAWTAERSTRGNRQGAAQLASWLPRLLAEEASSLQLQRYQQQPEDLAEQLPRIERIQAWLHHARGALEIPELDRLYGELNKLAQLANEPITEEALVARKHQAIAVFQNRAWKTLLRM; translated from the coding sequence ATGCAGAAAGAAACCGAAATCAAACTCCGCGCCAGCCGCGAGACCCTCGCCGCCCTGCGCGAGCACCCGCTCCTGAAAAAACGCAACAAAAGTGGCTGGGAACGCCGTGAGCTGATGAACCAGTACTTCGACACTCCGGACCGCGACCTGGCCCAGGCCAAGGTGGCCCTGCGCCTGCGCCGTGACGGCGACGTGGTGATCCAGACCCTCAAGACCCGCGGGCAGAGCGTCGCCGGCCTGTCCGAACGCAACGAATACGACTGGCAACTGCCCAAGGCCAAGCTCGACCTGAAGAAACTCGATGGCCAATGCTGGCCCGAGGCCCTGGCCGAACTGGACAAGAAGACCCTCAAGCCCCTGTTCACCACTGATTTCGTCCGCGAGCGCGCGGAAATCGCCTGGGGCCGCGGCAAGGCCAAGGTGGTGATCGAGGCGGCGCTGGACCTGGGCCAGGTGATCGCCGGCAAACACAAGGAAGAAATCTGCGAGCTGGAGCTGGAACTGCGCGAAGGCGAGCCGGCCGCCCTGCTGGAGCTGGCAGCGGAACTGGCCCTGACCCTGCCGCTGATGCCTTGCGACATCAGCAAGGCCGAACGCGGTTACCGCCTGTTCGATGCCGGCAGCTACTCCCTGAGCCTGCCTGCCCCGCAACTGAACGCCGAGACGCCCCTGGACGAAGCTTTCGCCGCCCTGGCCTGGCACCTGCTGGCCAGCAGCCAGCGCCTGGCCGAGCAGTATCGCTTCAATGGCCACTGGCGCCTGCTGCAGGACTGGGTGGAGTGCCTCGCCGAACTGCGAGCCCTGGCCAGCAGCCTGGGCCAGGCTGCGCCGCGCCAGTCCACCGCTGAACTGCGCAGTGCCCTGGACGCCCTGCTGGAAGACTGGCGCCCGCTGGTACAGGCCGGTCTCGATGACGAGGACGTGCGCAAGGCAGCACCGGAGCAGTTCATCGAAGAACTGCAGGACGTGCGCTGGGGCCTGTTCTCCCTGAACACCTCGCGCTGGTTGCTCGACCGCGCCTGGACTGCCGAGCGCAGCACCCGGGGCAACCGCCAGGGCGCCGCGCAGCTGGCGAGCTGGCTGCCACGTTTGCTGGCCGAAGAGGCTTCGTCCCTGCAATTGCAGCGCTACCAGCAGCAACCCGAAGACCTGGCCGAGCAACTGCCGCGTATCGAGCGTATCCAGGCCTGGCTGCACCACGCTCGGGGTGCGCTGGAGATCCCCGAGCTGGACCGTCTCTACGGCGAGCTGAACAAGCTGGCGCAACTGGCCAACGAGCCGATCACCGAAGAGGCCCTGGTGGCGCGCAAGCACCAGGCCATCGCGGTGTTCCAGAACCGCGCCTGGAAGACCCTGCTGCGCATGTGA